GTCTATAAAGAGGATCTCTTTGCAAAAGCCGGTCAGATCGCAGACTGCCGCACACCGACCATTGCTGCTGTTTCCGGCTATGCGCTTGGCGGTGGATGCGAGCTTGCGATGATGTGCGACTTCATCCTTGCGGGTGATAATGCCCGGTTTGGTCAGCCCGAAATCAACTTAGGCGTCATTCCAGGAATTGGGGGTACTCAGCGTCTCACCCGGTTTGTTGGTAAGTCGAAAGCCATGGAGATGTGCCTTACGGGTCGCATGATGGAAGCCGATGAAGCAGAACGCGCGGGCCTGGTGAGCCGGGTAGTGCCAAAAGAGTCTCTTTTGGAAGAGGCGCTGAAAGCAGCTGAAACCATTGCGTCCAAATCCCTGCCTGTGGCGATGATGGCCAAGGAGGCCGTGAACCGCGCGTACGAAGTGACGTTGAACGAAGGCATTCAGTTTGAGCGCCGTGTGTTCCACTCGCTCTTTGCGACAGAAGATCAGTCTGAAGGCATGGCAGCCTTCGTCGACAAGCGCACGCCCCAATTCAAAAACCGATAGAGGCCAAAAACCGGTAGGCCCGCGTTTGACGGCAAAAAATCGGCAGAAATTGGCGCCAAATGGGTTGTTGACGGACCTTTGAGGCCCTTGTATAACGCCCGCTCTCTCATGACCGGGCATCTTATCGAGCTGCCGGGCCGTGTGACATGAATTCACCGCCAGAACCCAGCTCTGATCTACCGATAGACAGAGCGTTTGCGAGAAACGGACACGACCGATGGCCAATACCAAGTCGGCAAAAAAAGCGATCCGCCAGATTGAGCGTCGCACCGCTGTAAACAAGAACCGCCGCACACAGATGCGCTCGCAGGTTCGCAAAGTCGAAGAGGCCATTGCGGCAGGCGATCAGTCGGCAGCAAACGACGCTCTCAAAGCTGCTCAGCCGGAAATCATGCGCTGCGCGCAAAAAGGGATCCTGCACAAAAACACAGCGTCTCGGAAAGTCTCCCGTCTGGCCCAGCGCGTCAAAGCAATTGGTGCTTGAGGGATTTCCTCCAAGTATCTGTTAAATAAAGGATAGAGCGCTCAGCGCGATCCGAAACGACCCCGACAACCTCTATGGTTTCGGGGTTTTGTTTTGCGCAAACGCATGAGCGTCAGTGACAAACACAACGTGATGATGCGTCTAGTAGGTGCACGGGTTTAAATCGCTACATTTTGTGATCAACATAAATCGGCTTGCACAAGCCGATTTAGAGCGGTCAAATTTTTGTCGTGTAAGTGACATGGCGTGTGCGTTTTGCAACAGCTTGCGCCTTAAACGTCGTGCATGCGGAC
The DNA window shown above is from Parvibaculaceae bacterium PLY_AMNH_Bact1 and carries:
- a CDS encoding enoyl-CoA hydratase (Derived by automated computational analysis using gene prediction method: Protein Homology.) yields the protein MAYETIKTETRGKVGLITLDRPEALNALNNQLVDELVEAVAVYDADEAIGCIVVTGSEKAFAAGADIKEMQPKSYMDVYKEDLFAKAGQIADCRTPTIAAVSGYALGGGCELAMMCDFILAGDNARFGQPEINLGVIPGIGGTQRLTRFVGKSKAMEMCLTGRMMEADEAERAGLVSRVVPKESLLEEALKAAETIASKSLPVAMMAKEAVNRAYEVTLNEGIQFERRVFHSLFATEDQSEGMAAFVDKRTPQFKNR
- the rpsT gene encoding 30S ribosomal protein S20 (Derived by automated computational analysis using gene prediction method: Protein Homology. GO_component: GO:0000312 - plastid small ribosomal subunit [Evidence IEA]; GO_component: GO:0022627 - cytosolic small ribosomal subunit [Evidence IEA]; GO_function: GO:0003735 - structural constituent of ribosome [Evidence IEA]; GO_process: GO:0006412 - translation [Evidence IEA]), whose product is MANTKSAKKAIRQIERRTAVNKNRRTQMRSQVRKVEEAIAAGDQSAANDALKAAQPEIMRCAQKGILHKNTASRKVSRLAQRVKAIGA